The Pyrobaculum sp. 3827-6 genome has a segment encoding these proteins:
- the gatE gene encoding Glu-tRNA(Gln) amidotransferase subunit GatE, which produces MDYRALGLKTGLEIHIQLQTRRKLFCHCPPVLRDDEPHFRLERRLHISVSELGAVDPAVQWEVRKRRRYIYEGYRDTTCLVELDEEPPHLPDEEALATAVAVAKIFNAKLFDEIHVMRKTVVDGSNVSGFQRTMLVAYGGRAKILGYDIGVETIALEEDAARKMSEEGKTVVYRLDRLGIPLIEIATEPMAYAPQQVEEVAWIIGYSVKITGRARRGVGTVRQDVNVSIAGGAKTEIKGVPDLALIPKVIDYEAQRQLNLLKIAEELRRRGVDKVELSVADVTQAFAGTKSKLVKRVLDAGGRVVAVKAPGFQKLLGFEVQPGRRFGTELADYVRAWTELGGLLHSDELPGYGISAEEVREVSARAGVESFVLLMGVEESELMEAARVVVERLNAAPRGVPEETRAANPDGTTRFLRPRPGAARMYPETDLPPVKITFEILKKAEEIARTTLDAKLGELTSMGLSRDLALQLIKSPQLEKFDEYVGRYKQVPPQQIANLLVNTSRALAREGVEVTEAKIESVLEALDRRVITKEAVEEVLRGMRPGETAEEAAKRLGLVRLPYEEVKKIVEEVARQVSREKVVGEVMRRYRGRVDVEDVKRALSELHF; this is translated from the coding sequence GTGGATTACAGGGCGCTTGGCCTTAAGACGGGTCTCGAAATCCATATCCAGCTACAGACGAGGCGTAAGCTATTTTGTCACTGTCCTCCGGTGCTGAGGGACGACGAGCCTCATTTTAGGCTGGAGAGGAGGCTTCACATTTCGGTGAGCGAGCTGGGGGCGGTGGACCCAGCTGTACAGTGGGAAGTGCGCAAGAGGAGGAGGTACATCTACGAGGGGTACAGGGACACCACCTGTCTGGTGGAGCTGGACGAGGAGCCGCCTCACCTCCCAGACGAGGAGGCCCTGGCGACGGCGGTGGCCGTGGCGAAGATTTTCAACGCCAAACTGTTCGACGAGATCCACGTCATGCGTAAAACCGTAGTTGACGGCTCCAACGTCTCGGGATTCCAGCGGACTATGTTGGTGGCCTACGGGGGGAGGGCCAAGATCCTGGGGTACGACATTGGTGTTGAGACGATTGCGCTGGAGGAGGACGCGGCTAGGAAGATGTCTGAGGAAGGGAAGACGGTGGTCTATAGGCTGGATAGGCTCGGGATCCCGCTTATTGAAATCGCGACGGAGCCTATGGCCTATGCGCCGCAGCAGGTGGAGGAGGTGGCGTGGATAATTGGCTACAGCGTCAAGATCACGGGGAGGGCGAGGAGGGGGGTGGGCACAGTGAGGCAGGACGTGAACGTGTCTATCGCCGGCGGCGCCAAGACGGAGATCAAGGGGGTGCCGGACCTGGCCCTTATACCCAAGGTTATCGACTACGAGGCCCAGCGGCAGCTAAATCTTTTGAAAATCGCCGAGGAGCTGAGGAGAAGGGGAGTGGATAAGGTGGAGCTCTCGGTTGCCGACGTGACGCAGGCGTTCGCCGGCACGAAGTCTAAGCTGGTGAAGAGGGTGCTGGACGCCGGCGGGAGGGTCGTGGCTGTGAAGGCGCCTGGGTTCCAGAAGTTGCTGGGCTTCGAGGTCCAGCCGGGCCGGCGCTTCGGCACGGAGCTCGCGGACTACGTGAGGGCGTGGACTGAGCTCGGCGGCCTTCTGCACAGCGACGAGCTCCCGGGCTACGGCATATCTGCAGAGGAGGTGAGGGAAGTCTCGGCGAGGGCCGGCGTGGAGAGCTTCGTACTGCTGATGGGGGTGGAGGAGTCGGAGCTGATGGAGGCGGCTAGAGTCGTCGTGGAGAGGCTCAACGCGGCGCCGAGGGGGGTTCCGGAGGAGACCAGGGCGGCGAATCCCGACGGCACTACGAGATTTCTCAGGCCGAGGCCCGGCGCGGCTAGGATGTACCCGGAGACGGATCTGCCCCCCGTTAAGATCACTTTCGAGATTTTGAAAAAGGCTGAGGAAATCGCCAGGACGACTCTAGACGCCAAGCTTGGGGAGCTTACGTCTATGGGGCTCAGCAGAGATCTCGCCCTCCAGCTGATAAAGTCGCCTCAGTTGGAGAAGTTTGACGAGTACGTCGGGAGGTACAAGCAGGTGCCGCCGCAACAGATAGCCAACCTGCTTGTAAACACCTCCAGGGCCCTGGCGAGGGAGGGGGTGGAGGTTACGGAGGCCAAGATCGAGTCCGTGCTGGAGGCCCTGGATAGGAGAGTCATAACGAAGGAGGCTGTGGAGGAGGTTCTCCGGGGGATGAGGCCTGGGGAGACGGCCGAGGAGGCGGCGAAGAGGCTAGGCCTGGTACGTCTGCCCTACGAAGAGGTTAAGAAAATTGTGGAGGAGGTGGCGCGTCAGGTAAGCAGAGAGAAGGTGGTGGGGGAGGTTATGCGGAGGTACAGAGGGAGGGTGGATGTGGAGGACGTGAAGCGCGCCCTTTCTGAGTTACATTTTTAA
- a CDS encoding C/D box methylation guide ribonucleoprotein complex aNOP56 subunit (functions along with aFIB and aL7a; guides 2'-O-methylation of ribose to specific sites in RNAs), with amino-acid sequence MAKIYIATDVLGFFALDEAGNVVDKELYEKKPDVVAARLMELEKSNYVPEIVKLIERIKPRAEKVVLEDPELARKLVAAVKGVEIVGESPSHILVEFRRNFPMYLGALGLTWDEYQKFLFEVSDLVTRLKLRQAVERRDLFIAQAISTLDDVDKILNLIASRIREWYGLHFPELEELIRDNKEYVTIVYHIGHRSRIAEDALKKILPEMPEERAKRIVESAKKSIGAEMSDWDLEQLKIYADIYLNLDAYREKLATYIDEAMKEVAPNVRELVGPLLGARLIKLAGGLTRMAFLPASTIQVLGAEKALFRALRTGGKPPKHGVIFQYPEIFRSPRWQRGKIARALAAKLAIAAKADAFTGNFIAPRLKEELLKRIQEVKTLYAKPPPKAPTQPAAKTPPPPPPPKKGGEKRPPPRRERGRR; translated from the coding sequence ATGGCGAAAATCTACATAGCAACGGACGTGCTGGGCTTCTTCGCCCTTGACGAAGCCGGCAACGTCGTGGACAAAGAGCTCTACGAGAAGAAACCCGACGTGGTGGCGGCCCGGCTTATGGAGCTGGAGAAGTCAAACTACGTGCCGGAAATTGTCAAACTCATTGAGAGAATAAAGCCGAGGGCGGAGAAGGTGGTGTTGGAGGACCCCGAGCTGGCCCGCAAGCTGGTGGCGGCGGTGAAAGGCGTTGAGATAGTCGGCGAGAGCCCCTCGCACATACTCGTCGAATTTAGGCGGAACTTCCCGATGTATCTAGGCGCTCTGGGGCTCACGTGGGATGAATACCAGAAGTTCCTTTTCGAGGTCAGCGACTTGGTAACCAGGCTGAAGCTGAGGCAGGCGGTGGAGAGGCGCGACCTCTTTATTGCCCAGGCGATCAGCACGCTGGACGACGTGGATAAAATACTAAACTTAATAGCGTCAAGGATTAGGGAGTGGTATGGGCTGCATTTTCCAGAGCTTGAGGAGTTAATTAGAGACAATAAGGAGTACGTCACAATTGTGTACCACATAGGACACAGATCTAGGATAGCGGAGGACGCCTTGAAGAAGATTCTCCCGGAGATGCCTGAGGAAAGGGCAAAGAGAATTGTGGAGTCGGCCAAGAAGAGCATCGGAGCCGAGATGTCTGATTGGGATTTAGAGCAGTTGAAGATATACGCCGACATATATCTAAACCTAGACGCGTATAGGGAGAAGCTAGCCACGTACATCGACGAGGCGATGAAGGAGGTGGCTCCCAACGTAAGAGAGCTGGTTGGCCCACTCCTCGGGGCTAGGTTGATAAAACTGGCCGGCGGCCTCACAAGAATGGCGTTTCTACCCGCCTCGACGATCCAGGTGCTGGGCGCCGAGAAGGCGCTGTTCAGGGCGTTGAGGACCGGGGGCAAGCCGCCGAAACACGGCGTCATCTTCCAGTACCCGGAGATTTTCCGCTCCCCGCGTTGGCAGAGGGGGAAGATAGCCAGGGCCCTGGCGGCTAAGCTGGCCATAGCGGCTAAGGCCGACGCCTTCACCGGCAACTTCATAGCGCCGCGGCTCAAGGAGGAGTTGTTAAAGAGGATACAGGAGGTTAAGACTCTATACGCCAAGCCGCCCCCCAAGGCCCCCACGCAGCCAGCCGCCAAGACGCCGCCCCCACCTCCACCGCCTAAGAAAGGCGGCGAGAAGAGGCCTCCTCCAAGAAGGGAGAGGGGGAGGCGCTAG
- a CDS encoding fibrillarin-like rRNA/tRNA 2'-O-methyltransferase codes for MSIEVVDVRPHERHYGVYIVKFEDGTERIATVNLTPGKRVYGERLIKWGGLEYREWNPYRSKLAAAILNGLKFVPIAEGTHILYLGAASGTTPSHMSDIVGERGLIYSVEFSPRVFREFMEKLVDQGRRNVIPILGDARFPYQYAHYVKGVDVVYIDVAQPAQAKILADNADYFLKPGGHVMLVIKAMSIDVTAPATETFKQEINTLKERGFDIIETVHLEPYDTAHAMVIAKKKS; via the coding sequence ATGTCTATTGAAGTGGTAGACGTGAGACCTCACGAGCGTCATTACGGCGTGTATATCGTCAAGTTTGAAGACGGCACAGAGAGGATCGCCACTGTGAACCTAACTCCGGGGAAGAGGGTCTACGGGGAGAGGCTTATTAAGTGGGGTGGCTTGGAGTACAGGGAGTGGAATCCCTACCGCTCAAAGCTAGCCGCGGCTATTCTAAACGGTCTGAAGTTCGTCCCCATCGCCGAGGGCACCCACATCCTCTACCTAGGCGCGGCGTCGGGCACCACCCCCAGCCACATGAGCGACATTGTGGGGGAGAGGGGCTTGATATACTCGGTGGAGTTCTCCCCCCGCGTCTTTAGGGAGTTTATGGAGAAGCTTGTGGATCAGGGGAGGAGAAACGTAATCCCCATACTTGGCGACGCCAGATTCCCCTACCAGTACGCCCACTACGTCAAGGGGGTGGACGTGGTGTATATAGACGTGGCCCAGCCGGCCCAGGCTAAGATATTGGCGGACAACGCCGACTACTTCCTAAAGCCGGGCGGCCACGTCATGCTGGTGATCAAGGCCATGAGCATCGACGTCACGGCGCCCGCCACAGAGACCTTTAAGCAGGAGATAAACACGCTGAAGGAGAGGGGATTTGACATAATTGAGACGGTCCACCTAGAGCCGTACGACACGGCCCACGCGATGGTTATCGCGAAAAAGAAGTCTTAG
- a CDS encoding FAD-dependent oxidoreductase, producing the protein MRFLLRCRPNTKKPPTGKKVAIIGAGPAGLGAAGGLLCSGHEVHIYDALPEPGGLLIFGIPPFRVPREGVREGVKELVDAGAKFYTSTFVYCGEKPREHEALLLAREFVNLEELVNRYDAVVITTGTWRSRSLGAPGEGLPGVYKALDYLFRIYSSQLGYLPREKVHPAGRRVLVVGAGLTAVDAALEAKLQGAEKVVVAYRRTINEAPAGRKTVETELIAKGIEFRELVNPVAFLGTGRLEKVRFIRMRLGPPDKSGRPRPEPVPGSEFEEEFDTALIAAGEEPTPPGSCLGIEFNPDGTIKVDEKMMTTRRGVFAAGDVATGPSLIGKALGSGMRAAQYVDEFLKS; encoded by the coding sequence ATGCGGTTTCTACTGAGGTGCAGGCCAAACACCAAGAAGCCGCCCACCGGCAAGAAGGTGGCTATAATAGGCGCGGGGCCTGCGGGGCTCGGAGCCGCCGGGGGGCTTCTGTGCAGCGGCCACGAGGTGCATATATACGACGCCCTGCCGGAGCCCGGGGGCCTCCTCATATTCGGCATACCGCCCTTCAGAGTCCCGCGGGAGGGCGTCAGGGAGGGGGTAAAGGAGCTGGTAGACGCGGGGGCCAAGTTCTACACCTCCACCTTTGTCTACTGCGGAGAAAAGCCGCGGGAACACGAAGCCCTACTACTAGCAAGAGAATTCGTAAACCTTGAGGAGCTGGTCAATAGGTACGACGCAGTGGTGATAACCACAGGCACCTGGAGAAGTAGATCACTAGGCGCACCTGGCGAGGGGCTACCCGGCGTATACAAGGCGCTTGACTACTTGTTTAGGATATATTCTAGCCAGCTTGGATACCTGCCGAGAGAGAAGGTGCACCCAGCGGGGAGGAGGGTCTTGGTGGTAGGCGCCGGGCTCACGGCCGTAGACGCGGCTCTCGAGGCTAAGCTCCAAGGCGCCGAGAAGGTCGTCGTGGCCTACCGGCGCACTATAAACGAGGCGCCCGCGGGGAGGAAGACCGTCGAGACAGAGCTGATAGCCAAGGGCATTGAGTTTAGGGAGCTGGTCAACCCCGTGGCTTTCCTAGGCACCGGGAGGCTTGAAAAGGTGAGGTTTATACGGATGCGGCTTGGGCCGCCTGACAAGTCGGGCAGGCCTAGGCCGGAGCCCGTCCCCGGTAGCGAGTTTGAGGAGGAATTCGACACGGCGCTGATCGCCGCCGGCGAGGAGCCCACCCCACCTGGTAGCTGCCTAGGGATCGAGTTCAACCCAGACGGCACTATAAAGGTGGACGAGAAAATGATGACGACGCGGCGCGGGGTTTTCGCAGCTGGGGACGTGGCCACGGGGCCCTCCCTCATCGGCAAGGCGCTTGGCTCCGGGATGAGGGCGGCTCAGTACGTAGACGAGTTTCTAAAATCCTAA
- the cmk gene encoding (d)CMP kinase: protein MVVVAVSGQPGSGKTTIAREIARILGVPLVSSGTLFREMATKMGMDLIEFHKYAEANPEIDKKVDSLAVERAKAGDVVLEGHLTAWVVRPYADVCIYLKASLETRARRVSLRDKKSFEEALREVTEREELNRKRYLSIYGIDIRDLSIFDLVLDTSHLSINDAVRISLDFTCTSLNIKYSRRIC, encoded by the coding sequence ATGGTTGTAGTTGCAGTTTCTGGACAACCTGGTAGCGGAAAGACCACCATAGCGAGGGAAATAGCGAGGATCCTGGGCGTCCCCCTCGTATCGTCAGGTACCCTCTTCAGAGAGATGGCTACAAAGATGGGGATGGACTTAATAGAGTTTCATAAATACGCAGAGGCGAACCCCGAAATCGATAAGAAAGTCGACTCCCTAGCAGTGGAGAGGGCCAAGGCGGGGGACGTGGTGCTGGAGGGGCACCTCACGGCGTGGGTCGTGAGGCCCTACGCCGATGTGTGTATATATCTAAAAGCTTCTCTAGAGACGCGGGCCAGGCGCGTGTCTCTTAGAGACAAGAAGAGTTTTGAAGAGGCGCTGAGAGAGGTGACTGAGAGGGAAGAGCTGAATAGAAAGAGGTACCTCTCCATCTATGGCATAGATATAAGAGACCTTTCAATTTTCGACTTGGTGCTGGACACCTCCCACCTCTCTATAAACGATGCGGTGAGGATTAGCTTAGATTTTACCTGTACCTCTCTCAATATAAAATACTCCCGGAGAATTTGTTGA
- a CDS encoding 50S ribosomal protein L34e, whose amino-acid sequence MPRPAHRSRSVRRIKRKTPGGRTAVRYEKKAKGVPRCPVTGLAIGGMDKKIYRFGVRVRAPSRPYGGVFSHKVLARGLRLAARGL is encoded by the coding sequence ATGCCGAGGCCGGCTCACCGCTCTCGAAGCGTTAGGCGAATAAAGAGGAAGACGCCCGGCGGCCGCACAGCTGTACGCTACGAGAAAAAAGCCAAGGGCGTGCCTAGGTGCCCCGTCACTGGCTTGGCCATCGGCGGGATGGACAAAAAGATCTACCGATTTGGCGTAAGGGTGAGGGCGCCCAGTAGGCCCTACGGTGGTGTTTTTTCACATAAGGTCTTGGCGAGGGGGCTGAGGCTGGCGGCGAGGGGGCTGTAG
- the tuf gene encoding translation elongation factor EF-1 subunit alpha — protein sequence MPAIVLPPKPTALQKPHLNLAVVGHVDNGKSTLVGRLLYETGYVDEKAFKEIEEMAKKMGKEDFAFAWILDRFKEERERGVTIEATHVGFETNKLFITIIDLPGHRDFVKNMIVGASQADAALFVISARPGEFEAAIGPQGQGREHLFLIRTLGIQQIVVAVNKMDVVNYDQKRYEQVKGEVSKLMKLLGYDPSKINFVPVSAAKGDNIKSKSPNTPWYNGPVLLEVLDTFQPPPRPTDKPLRMPVQDVFSITGAGTVVVGRVETGVLKVGDRVVVVPPAKVGDVRSIETHHMKLEQAQPGDNVGVNVRGIAKEDVKRGDVLGKPDNIPTVADEIVARVVILWHPTAIGPGYAPVMHIHTATVPVQITELVSKLDPRTGQAVEQKPQFIKQGDVAIVKIKPLKPVVAEKFGDFPPLGRFALRDMGRTIAAGQIIEVKPAQVQIK from the coding sequence ATGCCGGCTATAGTACTGCCACCTAAACCAACAGCTCTACAGAAGCCGCACCTAAACCTGGCGGTGGTAGGGCACGTAGATAATGGAAAGTCGACGCTCGTAGGGCGCCTGCTTTACGAGACTGGCTATGTAGATGAGAAGGCGTTTAAGGAGATTGAGGAGATGGCTAAGAAGATGGGTAAGGAGGACTTCGCCTTCGCCTGGATACTTGACAGATTTAAGGAGGAGCGCGAGCGCGGCGTGACTATCGAGGCGACGCACGTCGGCTTCGAGACGAACAAGCTATTTATTACAATTATAGACCTGCCGGGGCACCGAGACTTTGTTAAAAATATGATTGTGGGCGCCAGCCAGGCGGACGCCGCGCTTTTCGTAATATCGGCGAGGCCTGGCGAGTTCGAGGCGGCGATCGGCCCCCAGGGCCAGGGTAGGGAGCATCTGTTCCTTATCAGGACGTTGGGTATCCAGCAGATTGTGGTGGCTGTGAATAAGATGGACGTGGTGAATTACGACCAGAAGAGGTATGAGCAGGTCAAGGGCGAGGTGAGCAAGTTGATGAAGCTTCTGGGGTACGACCCCAGTAAGATTAACTTCGTTCCGGTGAGCGCCGCTAAGGGGGACAATATCAAGTCTAAGTCGCCTAACACGCCTTGGTACAACGGCCCCGTTCTTCTCGAGGTTCTCGACACGTTCCAGCCGCCTCCGAGGCCGACGGACAAGCCGCTTAGGATGCCGGTGCAAGACGTCTTTTCCATAACTGGCGCAGGTACCGTGGTGGTGGGTAGGGTTGAGACTGGGGTGTTGAAGGTGGGTGATAGGGTTGTCGTGGTTCCGCCCGCCAAGGTTGGCGATGTGCGCTCTATCGAGACTCACCACATGAAGCTGGAGCAGGCTCAGCCTGGTGACAACGTCGGTGTCAACGTGAGGGGTATTGCGAAGGAAGATGTGAAGCGTGGAGATGTGTTGGGTAAGCCTGACAACATCCCGACGGTCGCCGATGAGATTGTTGCCCGTGTTGTTATTCTGTGGCACCCCACGGCCATCGGGCCGGGCTACGCGCCGGTTATGCACATCCACACGGCGACTGTGCCTGTGCAGATCACCGAGCTGGTGTCTAAGCTCGACCCGCGTACGGGACAGGCTGTGGAGCAGAAGCCGCAGTTTATTAAGCAGGGCGACGTGGCTATTGTGAAGATTAAGCCTCTGAAGCCTGTGGTGGCGGAGAAGTTTGGCGACTTCCCGCCGCTGGGCCGCTTCGCCCTCCGCGACATGGGTAGGACCATCGCCGCTGGGCAGATAATCGAGGTCAAGCCGGCGCAGGTACAGATTAAGTAA
- a CDS encoding ATP-binding protein: protein MDKIGVVIKSTSIYHYIFKPFRGVDLDVGSFVATEIDGIRVVSRVTAIRHRNATADPRLIAQLDEEATVREVKETLGIEEALFYTEAKAAILGARLGGRIYRPQKPVKPFTYVYKTTTEELKQFFAPPQEGTYITVGHIKGTDIPAYINAERLVTHHCAILASTGAGKSWLAGVIIERLALLDVPIIVVDPHGEYSAMSVPATEEGRAVAERVRIYVAGKVDVSPQDEAFARRYGRQRTYTRVGVNPRSIPLRTLEKLLDMLYTLTDAQKRILEEGWQVATSYGEKQPLTTVEELIREILDGGRHAAPPGYAGEMALRGLEGRLRSLFYSSPIFLTKYGDAYQGEPIKLIDPAAYLTTPAVHIFDISGLEGLDQQIFLTVLLDQLYRTATKRRNLATLIVIEEAHNYAPAASTALAKTHIAKIAREGRKFGLGLCLITQRPARLDQDVASQAMTQIFKRMINPHDLKYVATVAEHLDDPRPLRTLDETEAVVTGLSVPAPLLITVDKRWTNHGGTTPALKR, encoded by the coding sequence GTGGATAAAATAGGCGTAGTTATAAAATCCACATCTATATACCACTACATATTTAAGCCGTTTAGGGGGGTGGATCTAGACGTCGGTAGCTTCGTCGCGACGGAGATAGACGGGATACGCGTAGTATCCCGCGTCACCGCCATTAGACATAGAAACGCCACGGCAGACCCACGCCTCATAGCCCAACTCGACGAAGAGGCAACAGTCCGAGAGGTAAAAGAAACCCTGGGCATAGAGGAGGCCCTCTTCTATACAGAAGCCAAGGCCGCCATCCTCGGCGCGAGGCTGGGCGGCAGAATATACCGGCCGCAAAAGCCCGTCAAGCCCTTCACCTATGTATACAAGACAACCACCGAGGAGCTAAAACAGTTCTTCGCCCCACCCCAAGAGGGGACCTACATCACCGTAGGCCACATAAAGGGCACAGACATACCCGCCTACATAAACGCCGAGAGGCTGGTTACTCACCACTGCGCGATACTGGCAAGCACGGGCGCCGGCAAGAGCTGGCTGGCAGGCGTCATAATCGAGCGCCTCGCCCTCCTCGACGTGCCCATAATTGTGGTGGATCCACACGGCGAATACTCCGCCATGTCGGTGCCTGCCACAGAGGAGGGGAGGGCGGTCGCCGAAAGAGTCAGAATATACGTCGCCGGGAAGGTGGACGTATCCCCCCAAGACGAGGCCTTCGCCAGGCGGTACGGCAGACAGAGAACCTACACGCGAGTCGGCGTAAACCCGCGGAGCATACCCCTGCGCACCCTCGAGAAGTTGCTAGACATGCTCTACACGCTGACAGACGCCCAGAAGAGGATACTGGAGGAGGGCTGGCAAGTCGCCACAAGCTACGGAGAGAAACAGCCGCTCACCACCGTAGAGGAGCTGATTCGTGAAATTCTGGATGGGGGGAGGCACGCGGCGCCGCCCGGATACGCCGGGGAAATGGCCCTACGAGGCCTCGAAGGCAGGCTCAGATCTCTCTTCTACAGTAGCCCAATATTCCTCACGAAATATGGAGACGCCTACCAGGGAGAGCCGATAAAACTCATAGACCCAGCCGCCTACCTAACCACCCCGGCGGTGCACATATTCGACATATCCGGCCTAGAGGGCTTGGACCAGCAAATCTTTCTCACAGTCCTCCTCGACCAGCTCTACAGGACGGCCACCAAGAGGCGCAACCTGGCCACCCTAATAGTCATAGAAGAGGCGCATAACTACGCCCCAGCCGCCTCCACAGCCCTCGCCAAGACCCACATCGCTAAGATAGCTAGGGAGGGTAGAAAATTCGGCCTAGGCCTCTGCCTAATAACACAGAGACCTGCGAGACTAGACCAAGACGTCGCCTCCCAAGCAATGACGCAGATCTTTAAACGCATGATAAACCCACACGACCTCAAATACGTAGCCACAGTCGCAGAGCACCTCGACGACCCAAGGCCGCTACGCACACTAGACGAAACAGAGGCGGTAGTAACCGGACTCTCGGTACCAGCACCCCTACTAATCACAGTAGACAAGAGGTGGACAAACCACGGAGGGACAACCCCAGCCCTAAAAAGGTAA